From Branchiostoma floridae strain S238N-H82 chromosome 5, Bfl_VNyyK, whole genome shotgun sequence:
ATTGCTGTATGAGGTAAAATAACACATGGCTGTTTTACACAGTGCATTTAATATATCATACATGTCACCTTCAAGTTATGTATTTGATAATAAGATTTTAAAATGTAGTATTAACAGTTTTACCCGAATTTTAGGACACAATACGAATGGAGTACAGATAATAAGTGATTGaaataaaatgcaacaagtTCATCCATCTGAATGGTATTGTTATAATTATAATgctatattattattatatgtatAATGCTCCACATTAGTTAATGAGATATTTCTGCCTCAGATCTAGCTATTGAAAAGATCTCCCGCTGCTCTAGATTGTACCCGGCTCTACATGAAAGTATTTTCTAGGTCATGACTGGAAATACCAGCTTGTAActgcatgtacatttttctttaaTCGTAAGATTGTaggaaaaaataaacaatctGTGGATCTGCACcactacaggtgagtaacaAGAGCACACAGTCGTGTATTCAGTgtaagtattttgagccctgtgagTACCTTACATCTCCCGGAGTTTAGACTGCTAAACAGTGATGTGATTGTATTAAACTAACTACGGCAACCCACCACGNNNNNNNNNNNNNNNNNNNNNNNNNNNNNNNNNNNNNNNNNNNNNNNNNNNNNNNNNNNNNNNNNNNNNNNNNNNNNNNNNNNNNNNNNNNNNNNNNNNNTGTGGATCCTATATGTGGTTGTGTTGGGCAGGTTTCAGTGTATGTGACACAAGGTTTGAGTGTAAAACGAGACATCAGATCCCGTCTGCCAGCCTGCAGACCTCACCTCTCGGTCCCTGTCAGGCAGGAAACTCGTGTCCACGTCGGGGTTCTTACCAAGTTTCTTCTTCTTAAAGACTGGAACAGAAAACAGAGATTTTCTTGAGAACACAAACATGCCATTTTAACTTTTAAGCACATTTGAAAAGCAAAAACTAAAGATGTCAAAATTCTTGTCATTAttaaacaatacaaatgaatacatgtaatatactaTCTATAAGAAGTTTACAAAAAAGGGCATCAAATGCTAGATCATCAGATTCTGGTACAGGGCTTTGTGCAGCTTTACATCTTCCTTCCAATGCTttcccatgttgttgatttttattcttggttaaatatgtcattttgagcttcagaagatacattttcatcaatgtcaTGTCATTACATTTTGGATGGGTAGGTAGAAACTAAGAAAGTTTTGTCTTTCTCAACAACCAAATTCACATCGCTGGACAGAGGTGTTAGTCATGTAGACATCCCAGATGTGGTACCTGGCTGtacttcctcctcctcctcctcctcatcatcatcatcatcttcttcatccTCCTCTCCATCCACAGCAAACGACAGCTGCGACAGTTGGGCCTGTTTCCTCGCTCGCTCTCTTCTctccttcttttcttctttcctttccaACCTacggaaaagaaaaataaacacatATCACAGAATGTCTCTGAGAAGGTATCCCTCCAACTGAAGAAATAAAAGGGACAATGAGTCAGTGACTTTGCTTGCCATTTTTCCAGTTACATGCCATGTACCAGAAGTAGCATTAATTTGTTCTGCTAtgtcattctagtgacgctgaagaagagtgatggctGTCACTCGTAATGttcagaagtaaatctctgtttttatccagCTCTAGAGATTGTCATTAGATATtgtctacctggatgtctaacctgcatACACATTTGAAAGAGGCAGAACATTTAAACAGATGAAGCTGTAGCATAATAACAATACAACGATGCACACATGTTACTCACACTTCTGCTCTTTTCTTGGCCAAGTCTTTTTCTCTCTCCTTCACTAGAATCTCCTGCTTTGTTTTCATCTCATTCAGGGTCACCAGGCCTGGAAGGGAAAGAAAAAAcgattataatgaatgaatgattggacatataatgatatataccCACTGGGTGCAACAAAAGAACAGTTGACAGATACACCTACCCCCTAAAGATGTGTAGGCTCAAGGTGAAAAGTAACTCTGTTCAATCTTTGGCATTCAAATTATGAGCTCAATTTCTAGTTTTTATTGTCACACATATAGAAACTTGAAAATGAACCACATTTCATATATATTCTCTATATACATCAATGATCATTGAACCCTGAGCTGTCTCAGACTCATTGAATTGTACACTGGACAAAATTTTCAGCCTTGAAACTATTTCTTTCGGGCCACATAATTAAGATTTGGAAAGTTGGGTCTGTCTGTGCAGGCAGGAATTTGTCTACTTCAGACGTGTCACGTCTTACCGACTGTCTCGGACTTGAGCTGCGCCTCCACGGCATCGTAGTGGGAGGAGAACTTGGCGTTGATGTGCGTAACCTTGGCAACCCGCTGGGCTTCACTCTGGGGGGGGGATGGGACAGGTCAGTGTGTGAACTGCGGTTTGATACATTTATAAACCATCTTGATTATAGACAAATTTCTGTATTaagttttgtatttctattctATCAATACATTAATATAAAATATTTACTAATTAACTATGATTAAGAAATGTGCTTTTAATAGACTAATCTACCTTGACGAATCTCATATGTTTGAACAAAGAGAAACTTAACACAATTTGTTATTATTTTCTCaacgtgcccccctcccacccctacAAAATCACATCGCAAACGTGACGTCCCACAGTTCCCCAAGTTTCCCCAGCCGGTCCCTAGACGCCCCACCTCTTCTATCTCCTTCTTCTTTCTCTCGATCTCCTCCTGTTTCTTCTCCCGCTGCTTGAGGAGCCGCATGGCCCGGCTGCCCTCGCTCGCTGCGCCTTTGTAGAACGCCATCTTTTACTTTCTGTCCTGCTGCAAAGCACTGACAAACCGCTAGACGGCGTGATCACCGTGACGCTGGGCGGTGTCACGGACAATCAAGCCTCTCTGAACTATCGATCCTCTCCTGCCATATATGGAAACTTGTGGGCATGAGATCGATAGAAAGCATGTTCTGGACGAATGAATCTCAATAAAAAGCTTTATACGGTTCTCTTCACATATCATTTTTTCGTTCCAAGCTCAGTTCAGGTAAATTCACCGATCTCATACATTTTAACGATAATTTCCATATATGGTAAAGGAGGCTCACTAGCTTGCGGCAGGATTGCTCGTGACACAGGGAGATGATGGACGGTCTCCCAGCGCCCCCTGGCGGCCAGCCTTGAACCTCTGCAGTGGAAAATTTCCTGCGCAGCGCAGAACAAGCTGTGCAGAACTGGGCTCAGCGTGCAGCTGCTGCAACGTGTGTGTGGAAAATCCCGTCCAGAGACGATAGAGGAGCGGAGAAAGTCGGGTTTGTGTCTGTTTGAGCTGGAATGTTCTTCCCGATCGCGTTTGTGGCTGCCAGGCAGTTGGCTCGGCCGCTGTTCGTGCGAGGCTTCTCCACCTCTCAGGTCGGTAAACAACGATTTTTAGCCTTGGCCTTTCCTTGTAATTAACGTCGCGTAATAATAATTAGACGTGCCCTTTAATTATAAATTTATGAGGTTGGCGATCGTTTCTAGTCAATCAAAACTTTCTCCTAACCCTATTGATACTTGGTGTTCGTGTACTTTCCGAGTTTTGTTAGATTTTAGGTTGTTATTTGAGACCTGATCGCGACCGTTACAGACCGCCCTCCCCTCACAGACGACATGGCGGACCGGCCACGTTTCCTTCTGTCCTGCCGGCTTTTTTTGGGGATTTCAAACGTCATAATGTTGACTTTTCAGTGTCATTCCCGTGCACTGAGTCCCGACAGAACAGGATGTTTCCTCTGTTTTCACACGGAATTCTGTGATTGATTGTTTTTGGTCACGATTCAGATCCTGGATCCTTCCCacagtaacgtttgttaccagTCAAAAATGTCGTCTGCTACAAACTGTAAGAAGTCTGAGAGAAGCCGGCAGAGTTGGGGCCGTTTTGGGTCCGTTTTTGGAGCTGAAAACTCGCCATTGACACCTTCTTTACAACATCTGTCATTTCTCCTTGTTACCAGGTTTCGTTTCGCAAGATTTGCCGTGTTATTTGCTCAGGAGCCAGCTTCTGGCATGGTTGGAACTTGTTTATAAATAGAAGCAGTTCCTGTCATGTGAGATTAGCTCGGCCACATGGAACCAGCTTAAAATTATGTAAAATCTCACCAGTTTTCAGATAAATTCTGTTGGGGGTAATTTTCAGCTcgttttcttcatctttttagAATGACAGcttttcaagtcaaattttgaCACTTTAACTTATGTGGTTGTTATAATTGTAATGAATAATTATCACTTTTTTACCTGAATGACGTGTAATATAAACTAAATTTCTCACATTTGAAGTCGTGGGTTTAGACAGCTGTTCACGTGTTAAATAATCAGTGTCAAAACTTACTTTCTAAACTATTCAGTGAAAGTTTGGTGAAAGTGAAATGCTGCCAAATTAGGGGGTAATTGCAGGGAATTAActaaaaggtaattaatattcCCCTGTGATTTTGCTACATGATTGCAGATCACACACAGCttggactagggctgggtaccggtacagacaattcaggtcgagatccggttcaggtccagaagatcaggtccaggtctggacctgaacctggacctgatgcagtatgactcataccaatggtacatttcactacaaagaaatctgccGTTTTAACaccctacaacgctaactgcacctgtaccattggctgtaaaacttggtagaaattactataaactctactctacttcactcttgttattttcttccatctgtatgcgccaaaacgtgtgaatacctgataaaataatctgttaattttctaatcggtccaacttccggtccacctaattttttcaggtctgtcttttctggaccggtcca
This genomic window contains:
- the LOC118416901 gene encoding protein FAM50 homolog; the protein is MAFYKGAASEGSRAMRLLKQREKKQEEIERKKKEIEESEAQRVAKVTHINAKFSSHYDAVEAQLKSETVGLVTLNEMKTKQEILVKEREKDLAKKRAEV